The Tripterygium wilfordii isolate XIE 37 chromosome 5, ASM1340144v1, whole genome shotgun sequence genome window below encodes:
- the LOC119998127 gene encoding probable anion transporter 3, chloroplastic isoform X2 codes for MAWGLAFWSLATLLTPLAANYSTASLLAVRAFFGLAEGVALPSMTTLLSRWFPSNERASAVGISMAGFHLGNVTGLLLTPIMLSTVGISGPFILFSSLGMLWLTTWAYRVTSDPLDSPFISKSELQIIQAGKNRSLASSGKRPSLRLLLSKLPTWAIIFANITNNWGYFVLLSWMPVYFNTVFNVNLKQAAWFSAVPWGTMAVSGFIAGSASDSLIKAGYSLTLVRKIMQSIGFIGPGVALLCLNYAKTPVVASVIITVALSLSSFSQAGFLLNMQDIAPQCAGFLHGIANSAGTLAAIISTIGTGYFVQWLGSFQAFLTVTAGLYFVSAMFWNLFATGERVFYD; via the exons ATGGCATGGGGACTGGCATTCTGGTCACTGGCTACTCTGCTCACTCCATTGGCTGCCAACTACTCTACAGCCAGTCTTTTAGCTGTTCGCGCCTTCTTTGGTCTTGCTGAAGGCGTAGCTCTCCCCTCTATGACCACCCTCTTATCAAG GTGGTTCCCGAGCAATGAGCGAGCAAGTGCAGTTGGTATCTCCATGGCTGGATTTCACCTTGGCAATGTAACAGGATTACTACTGACTCCAATCATGTTGTCAACTGTTGGAATTTCTGGTCCGTTTATACTCTTTTCATCACTTGGAATGCTATGGTTGACGACTTGGGCATATCGAGTCACAAGTGATCCTCTAGATAGTCCCTTTATCAGCAAATCAGAGCTGCAAATAATCCAAGCAGGAAAAAATCGCTCTTTAGCAAGCAGCGGGAAACGTCCATCCCTACGCCTCTTACTGTCAAAACTACCAACATGGGCAATCATATTTGCTAATATTACGAACAATTGG GGATACTTTGTTCTTCTGTCATGGATGCCGGTCTATTTCAACACA GTATTTAATGTGAACTTGAAGCAAGCAGCTTGGTTTAGTGCTGTTCCGTGGGGAACAATGGCTGTTTCTGGCTTCATCGCTGGTTCAGCATCGGATTCCTTAATCAAGGCAGGATACTCTTTAACATTGGTCCGAAAGATCATGCAG TCGATTGGTTTCATCGGTCCTGGAGTTGCACTACTATGCTTAAATTACGCGAAAACTCCTGTGGTTGCTTCCGTAATCATCACGGTAGCGCTAAGCTTGAGCTCTTTTAGTCAAGCTGGCTTTCTCCTCAATATGCAA GACATAGCACCTCAGTGTGCAGGATTTCTTCATG GAATAGCAAATTCAGCAGGGACATTAGCCGCAATCATCAGCACGATTGGAACAGGTTATTTCGTACAGTGGCTCGGATCTTTTCAGGCCTTCCTCACTGTCACAGCAGGACTCTACTTTGTTTCGGCCATGTTTTGGAACCTGTTCGCTACTGGAGAGCGAGTTTTCTACGACTAA
- the LOC119998793 gene encoding uncharacterized protein LOC119998793, whose translation MSALEMSRIDLEQGTHRRSLAGSDASVTANGSHCFPDAEEGSCYSQFYSTTGGSYDEYSFACVDPEIGGCMSESRRASSVSDCSVEVGVEGGPPEMKVHLAKVERDCRICHLGLESNSHESGVPIELGCSCKDDLAAAHKRCAEAWFKIKGNKTCEICHSIARNVTLGSDNASIEQLNESNNATATATATATAVSASVPHTESRSFWHGHRFLNFLLACMVFAFVISWLFHFNVPSS comes from the exons ATGTCGGCTCTAGAAATGTCCCGCATCGATTTAGAGCAAGGAACCCACCGCCGTTCCCTCGCCGGAAGTGACGCCAGCGTTACCGCCAATGGAAGTCACTGTTTTCCCGATGCAGAGGAGGGTTCTTGCTACTCGCAGTTCTATTCGACCACTGGTGGGTCCTACGATGAGTACAGCTTTGCTTGTGTTGATCCGGAGATTGGTGGGTGCATGTCGGAATCTAGAAGGGCCTCCTCGGTGTCGGATTGTTCGGTGGAGGTGGGGGTTGAGGGTGGGCCCCCTGAAATGAAGGTGCATTTGGCTAAGGTGGAGAGAGACTGTAGAATTTGCCATTTGGGTTTGGAAAGTAACAGTCATGAATCTGGTGTTCCCATTGAACTGGGTTGTTCATGTAAGGATGATTTGGCTGCTGCTCATAAACGATGTGCAGAGGCTTGGTTCAAGATCAAAGGAAACAA GACCTGCGAAATTTGCCATTCTATCGCACGAAACGTCACGTTAGGAAGTGACAATGCATCAATAGAGCAGTTGAACGAGTCCAACAATGCCACTGCCACAGCCACAGCCACAGCCACAGCCGTCTCAGCATCAGTGCCGCATACAGAATCTCGAAGTTTTTGGCATGGCCACCGTTTCTTGAACTTTCTGCTTGCATGTATGGTATTTGCATTTGTCATATCATGGCTCTTCCACTTCAATGTGCCATCGTCTTAG
- the LOC119998757 gene encoding protein DEFECTIVE IN EXINE FORMATION 1-like isoform X1 — MPSTGLDCLELQILVRLLRRNFRVSQDPTKLARVYLLLTDLCCIILLGIRDTIQLFFRLVFFPIPPLTVKGNAKDPMNLSVTRVLLICLLLFVCLDFAHGDDSSENKFRKREATDDSLGYPDLDEDALLNTQCPRNLELRWQTEVSSSIYATPLIADINSDGKLDVVVPSFVHYLEVLEGSDGDKMPGWPAFHQSTVHASPLLYDIDKDGVREIALATYNGEVFFFRVSGYIMTEKLVVPRLKVRKDWHVGLHPDPVDRSHPDVDDDQLILEAAEMKSKTHTNGNTTERNISGSTSMESHNGIGNVANGNTPEGNTSGSTSTKTHIGMGNMSNPTNVSNPENVSNLADEKKVNESQKGTNIKLSTGVDDSPANAGSSGSNKSEILTGTGRRLLEDNNSKGSEEGASESKDNDKTNSNEDIRAATVENDEGLEADADSSFELLRDNDELGDEYSYDYDDYVDESMWGDEEWTEGQHEQLKDYVNIDSHILCTPVIADIDNDGVSEMVVAVSHFFDHEYYDNPDHMKELGDIDIGKYVAGAIVVFNLDTKQVKWSTQLDLSTDTAKFRAYINSSPTVVDLDGDGNLDILVGTSFGLFYVLDHHGKIREKFPLEMAEIQGAVVAADVNDDGKIELVTTDTHGNVAAWTAQGKEIWEAHVKSLVSQGPTIGDVDGDGRTDVVVPTLSGNIYVLSGRDGKPVGPYPYRTHGRVMNQVQLVDLSKRGEKSKGLTLVTTSFDGYLYLIDGPTACADVVDIGETSYSMVLADNIDGGDDLDLIVTTMNGNVFCFSTPAPHHPLKAWRSSNQGRNNLANRYNREGVYVTSPSRNYRDEEGKNFWVEIEIVDKYRFPSGSQAPYNVTITLLVPGNYQGERRITQNQIFRHPGKFQIKLPTVGVRTTGTVVVEMVDKNGLYFSDEFSLTFHMYYYKLLKWLIVLPMLAMFGVLVILRPQEAMPLPSFSRNTDL, encoded by the exons ATGCCAAGTACGGGCCTCGACTGTCTTGAGCTCCAAATTCTTGTTCGGCTTCTCCGTCGAAATTTCAGAGTATCACAAGACCCTACCAAATTAGCGAGGGTTTATCTGCTCCTGACTGATCTTTGCTGTATTATCTTATTAGGTATTAGGGATACAATACAGTTATTCTTTCgattagttttttttcccattcCTCCTCTTACTGTCAAGGGAAACGCAAAAGATCCGATGAATCTCTCAGTGACTAGGGTTCTGTTGATTTGTTTGCTATTGTTCGTTTGTTTGGATTTCGCTCATGGCGACGACTCCTCAGAGAATAAGTTCCGGAAGCGGGAGGCCACTGACGATTCCCTCGGTTACCCCGATTT AGATGAGGATGCGTTGTTGAATACGCAATGCCCCAGGAATCTGGAGCTTAGATGGCAAACGGAAGTTAGTTCTAGCATTTATGCGACTCCATTGATCGCAGATATCAACAG tGATGGGAAACTTGATGTAGTGGTGCCCTCCTTTGTTCACTACCTTGAAGTTCTTGAAGGTTCTGATGGAGATAAAATGCCAG GTTGGCCCGCCTTTCACCAATCAACAGTACATGCAAGTCCTCTCTTGTATGATATTGACAAGGATGGCGTGAGAGAAATTGCTTTGGCTACCTACAACGGGGAAGTGTTCTTTTTCAG GGTATCTGGCTACATAATGACAGAAAAATTGGTGGTACCCCGTCTGAAGGTTCGTAAAGATTGGCACGTGGGTTTGCATCCTGACCCAGTGGACCGTTCTCATCCGGATGTTGATGATGACCAACTCATTTTGGAGGCTGCTGAAATGAAATCAAAGACTC ATACAAATGGAAATACAACGGAACGAAACATATCAGGTTCTACATCTATGGAAAGTCACAATGGTATTGGGAATGTAGCAAATGGAAATACACCTGAGGGAAACACTTCAGGTTCTACATCTACAAAAACTCACATTGGTATGGGGAATATGTCCAATCCAACAAATGTGTCGAATCCGGAGAATGTATCCAATCTAgcagatgaaaagaaagtgaatgAAAGTCAAAAGGGAACAAACATTAAGCTGTCTACTGGTGTGGATGATTCTCCTGCAAATGCGGGATCATCCGGATCAAATAAATCTGAGATCTTGACAGGTACGGGGAGAAGGCTACTAGAAGATAACAATTCAAAAGGGTCGGAGGAAGGTGCTTCTGAATCCAAAGATAATGATAAAACTAATAGTAATGAGGATATCCGTGCAGCAACTGTTGAAAATGATGAGGGATTGGAAGCAGATGCAGATTCATCTTTTGAGTTATTGCGTGATAACGATGAGCTTGGTGATGAGTATAGTTATGATTATGATGATTATGTGGATGAATCCATGTGGGGAGATGAGGAGTGGACTGAAGGTCAACATGAGCAACTGAAAGATTATGTTAATATTGACTCACATATTTTATGCACTCCT GTTATAGCAGACATTGATAATGATGGGGTATCAGAAATGGTTGTTGCAGTCTCGCACTTCTTTGATCACGA GTATTATGACAACCCAGATCATATGAAGGAGCTGGGTGATATTGATATTGGTAAATATGTTGCTGGTGCTATTGTTGTTTTCAATCTTGATACAAAGCAAGTTAAGTGGTCTACACAACTAGATCTCAGCACAGATACTGCAAAGTTCCGTGCGTACATAAATTCTTCTCCAACTGTTGTTGATTTGGATGGTGATGGAAATTTGGACATTCTTGTTGGAACTTCGTTTGGCTTGTTCTATGTTTTGGATCATCACG GAAAAATCAGAGAGAAGTTCCCTCTTGAAATGGCTGAAATTCAAGGTGCGGTAGTTGCAGCTGATGTTAATGATGATGGCAAAATTGAACTGGTGACTACTGATACACATGGGAATGTTGCTGCATGGACTGCACAAGGAAAGGAAATTTGGGAAGCTCATGTTAAAAGTCTTGTTTCCCAG GGTCCAACCATAGGTGATGTTGATGGGGATGGGCGTACTGATGTTGTGGTTCCAACACTGTCTGGGAATATATATGTTCTTAGTGGCAGAGATGGTAAACCTGTTGGTCCTTACCCATATAGGACTCATGGGAGAGTGATGAATCaagttcaacttgttgatttaaGCAAACGTGGGGAAAAAAGCAAGGGACTCACTCTTGTTACAACATCTTTTGATGGTTACCTATACCTAATAGATGGACCTACAGCATGTGCCGATGTGGTCGATATTGGTGAAACTTC aTATAGCATGGTCTTGGCGGACAACATTGATGGTGGGGATGATCTCGATCTAATTGTTACAACAATGAATGGGAATGTCTTTTGCTTCTCAACTCCTGCTCCACATCATCCCCTCAAG GCATGGAGATCAAGCAATCAAGGAAGAAATAATCTAGCCAACAGGTACAATCGTGAAGGAGTCTACGTAACATCTCCATCAAGAAATTACCGTGACGAGGAAGGCAAGAACTTCTGGGTGGAGATTGAGATTGTAGATAAATAcagattcccttctggctcacaAGCACCTTATAATGTTACT ATAACTTTGTTAGTGCCCGGAAATTACCAAGGAGAAAGAAGGATAACACAAAACCAGATTTTTCGCCATCCCGGGAAATTCCAAATTAAGCTACCAACCGTTGGAGTCAGGACCACTGGGACTGTTGTAGTCGAGATGGTGGACAAGAATGGACTCTATTTCTCAGATGAGTTTTCCCTGACATTCCATATGTACTACTATAAACTATTGAAGTGGCTCATTGTCCTCCCGATGCTTGCCATGTTTGGTGTGCTTGTCATCCTTCGTCCACAGGAAGCCATGCCTTTACCATCATTTTCTCGCAACACTGACCTTTGA
- the LOC119998791 gene encoding serine/threonine-protein kinase BSK6-like produces the protein MGARCSKFSCCCFQSRLKPSVLESSDLENGSKNERSKWPGFSEFSLEQLKAATSGFSPDNIVSEHGEKAPNVVYKGKLDNDRWIAVKRFNKLAWPDSRQFLEEARSVGNLRSERLANLVGCCCEGDERLLVAEFMPHETLAKHLFHWENEPMKWAMRLRVALYLAQALEYYSSKGRAIYHDLNAYRVLFDKDGNPRLSCFGLMKNSRDGKSYSTNLAFTPPEYLRTGRVTPESVVYSFGTMLLDLLSGKHIPPSHALDLIRGKNFLMLMDSALEDQCPNDDGTELVRLATRCLQYEARERPNVKSIISALTSLQKETEVPSYALMGIPPETVSSTPPMLLTPFGEACLRTDLTAIHEILEKVGYKDDEGIANELSFQMWTSQMQETLNSKKHGDSAFRAKDFATAIDCYTLFIDGGTMVSPTVYARRCLSYLMNDMQQEALGDAMQAQVISPEWPTALYLQAACLFSLGMETDAKETLKDGTNLEAKKNKN, from the exons ATGGGAGCTCGTTGTTCCAAATTCTCTTGCTGCTGTTTTCAGTCTCGGCTCAAACCCTCCGTCTTGGAATCCTCCGATCTCG AAAACGGGAGCAAAAATGAACGGAGCAAATGGCCGGGTTTCAGTGAGTTCAGCTTGGAGCAACTGAAAGCTGCCACGTCAGGGTTCTCGCCGGATAACATAGTGTCGGAGCACGGTGAAAAGGCTCCGAACGTTGTTTACAAAGGGAAGCTCGACAATGACCGTTGGATCGCCGTTAAACGATTTAACAAGCTGGCCTGGCCTGATTCTCGACAGTTCCTG GAAGAAGCGAGATCCGTGGGGAACCTGAGGAGTGAGCGATTAGCGAACTTGGTTGGATGTTGTTGTGAAGGCGACGAGAGATTGCTCGTGGCAGAGTTTATGCCGCATGAGACCCTTGCAAAGCATTTGTTTCACT GGGAAAACGAGCCCATGAAATGGGCAATGAGGTTGAGGGTGGCGTTGTATTTGGCTCAAGCTCTGGAATACTATAGTAGCAAAGGGAGGGCAATATATCATGATCTCAATGCTTACAGGGTCTTGTTTGATAAG GATGGTAATCCACGGCTATCTTGCTTTGGACTAATGAAGAATAGCCGAGATGGAAAGAGTTACAGCACAAACCTAGCTTTCACACCACCAGAGTACCTGAGAACTG GTAGAGTGACTCCAGAAAGTGTGGTGTACAGCTTCGGAACCATGTTGCTAGATCTTCTTAGTGGCAAACATATCCCACCAAGTCAT GCACTCGATCTGATACGTGGCAAGAACTTCTTGATGTTGATGGATTCTGCTCTGGAGGACCAATGTCCAAATGATGATGGAACTGAATTAGTGAGGTTAGCTACTCGATGTTTGCAGTATGAAGCTCGTGAGAGGCCAAATGTTAAGTCCATTATCAGTGCTCTCACATCTCTTCAAAAAGAAACAGAG GTTCCATCATATGCTTTGATGGGTATCCCTCCTGAGACTGTATCTTCTACTCCACCAATGTTGCTAACACCGTTTGGTGAGGCTTGCTTGAGAACGGACCTCACTGCCATTCATGAAATATTGGAAAAAGTTGGATACAAGGATGATGAAGGGATTGCCAATGAG CTATCTTTTCAAATGTGGACAAGTCAAATGCAGGAGACCTTGAATTCTAAGAAGCACGGAGACTCTGCTTTTCGAGCCAAGGACTTTGCTACTGCCATAGACTGTTATACACTA TTCATCGACGGTGGAACCATGGTATCACCGACAGTGTATGCTAGGCGCTGCTTGTCTTACTTGATGAATGACATGCAACAAGAAGCTCTTGGGGATGCTATGCAAGCTCAAGTGATCTCTCCAGAGTGGCCCACTGCCCTATATCTTCAAGCAGCTTGCCTATTCAGCCTGGGGATGGAGACAGATGCAAAAGAAACACTCAAAGACGGCACGAACTTGGAAGccaaaaagaacaagaattaA
- the LOC119998305 gene encoding uncharacterized protein LOC119998305, whose product MNFRSLEEFWSFYMSQHSKPSTRRWHFVGTLTSIIVLLFSLLFNWKLMIFVPLFGYGFAWYSHFFVEGNVPATFGHPIWSLLCDFRMFGLMLTGQMDREIKRLGKRPVLQVF is encoded by the coding sequence ATGAATTTTAGGAGCTTGGAAGAGTTCTGGAGCTTCTATATGAGTCAACACTCAAAACCATCAACAAGGCGTTGGCACTTTGTGGGCACTCTTACAAGTATCATAGTTTTGCTGTTCTCATTGCTCTTTAATTGGAAGTTAATGATCTTTGTGCCTTTGTTTGGATATGGTTTTGCTTGGTACAGCCATTTCTTTGTGGAAGGGAATGTTCCTGCCACCTTTGGGCATCCGATTTGGTCTCTTTTGTGTGATTTCAGGATGTTTGGATTGATGCTAACTGGCCAAATGGATAGAGAGATCAAGCGGCTTGGGAAAAGGCCTGTGTTGCAGGTTTTCTGA
- the LOC119998757 gene encoding protein DEFECTIVE IN EXINE FORMATION 1-like isoform X2, translated as MPSTGLDCLELQILVRLLRRNFRVSQDPTKLARVYLLLTDLCCIILLGIRDTIQLFFRLVFFPIPPLTVKGNAKDPMNLSVTRVLLICLLLFVCLDFAHGDDSSENKFRKREATDDSLGYPDLDEDALLNTQCPRNLELRWQTEVSSSIYATPLIADINSDGKLDVVVPSFVHYLEVLEGSDGDKMPGWPAFHQSTVHASPLLYDIDKDGVREIALATYNGEVFFFRVSGYIMTEKLVVPRLKVRKDWHVGLHPDPVDRSHPDVDDDQLILEAAEMKSKTHTNGNTTERNISGSTSMESHNGIGNVANGNTPEGNTSGSTSTKTHIGMGNMSNPTNVSNPENVSNLADEKKVNESQKGTNIKLSTGVDDSPANAGSSGSNKSEILTGTGRRLLEDNNSKGSEEGASESKDNDKTNSNEDIRAATVENDEGLEADADSSFELLRDNDELGDEYSYDYDDYVDESMWGDEEWTEGQHEQLKDYVNIDSHILCTPVIADIDNDGVSEMVVAVSHFFDHEYYDNPDHMKELGDIDIGKYVAGAIVVFNLDTKQVKWSTQLDLSTDTAKFRAYINSSPTVVDLDGDGNLDILVGTSFGLFYVLDHHGKIREKFPLEMAEIQGAVVAADVNDDGKIELVTTDTHGNVAAWTAQGKEIWEAHVKSLVSQGPTIGDVDGDGRTDVVVPTLSGNIYVLSGRDGKPVGPYPYRTHGRVMNQVQLVDLSKRGEKSKGLTLVTTSFDGYLYLIDGPTACADVVDIGETSYSMVLADNIDGGDDLDLIVTTMNGNVFCFSTPAPHHPLKAWRSSNQGRNNLANRYNREGVYVTSPSRNYRDEEGKNFWVEIEIVDKYRFPSGSQAPYNVTVWNSADNFVSARKLPRRKKDNTKPDFSPSREIPN; from the exons ATGCCAAGTACGGGCCTCGACTGTCTTGAGCTCCAAATTCTTGTTCGGCTTCTCCGTCGAAATTTCAGAGTATCACAAGACCCTACCAAATTAGCGAGGGTTTATCTGCTCCTGACTGATCTTTGCTGTATTATCTTATTAGGTATTAGGGATACAATACAGTTATTCTTTCgattagttttttttcccattcCTCCTCTTACTGTCAAGGGAAACGCAAAAGATCCGATGAATCTCTCAGTGACTAGGGTTCTGTTGATTTGTTTGCTATTGTTCGTTTGTTTGGATTTCGCTCATGGCGACGACTCCTCAGAGAATAAGTTCCGGAAGCGGGAGGCCACTGACGATTCCCTCGGTTACCCCGATTT AGATGAGGATGCGTTGTTGAATACGCAATGCCCCAGGAATCTGGAGCTTAGATGGCAAACGGAAGTTAGTTCTAGCATTTATGCGACTCCATTGATCGCAGATATCAACAG tGATGGGAAACTTGATGTAGTGGTGCCCTCCTTTGTTCACTACCTTGAAGTTCTTGAAGGTTCTGATGGAGATAAAATGCCAG GTTGGCCCGCCTTTCACCAATCAACAGTACATGCAAGTCCTCTCTTGTATGATATTGACAAGGATGGCGTGAGAGAAATTGCTTTGGCTACCTACAACGGGGAAGTGTTCTTTTTCAG GGTATCTGGCTACATAATGACAGAAAAATTGGTGGTACCCCGTCTGAAGGTTCGTAAAGATTGGCACGTGGGTTTGCATCCTGACCCAGTGGACCGTTCTCATCCGGATGTTGATGATGACCAACTCATTTTGGAGGCTGCTGAAATGAAATCAAAGACTC ATACAAATGGAAATACAACGGAACGAAACATATCAGGTTCTACATCTATGGAAAGTCACAATGGTATTGGGAATGTAGCAAATGGAAATACACCTGAGGGAAACACTTCAGGTTCTACATCTACAAAAACTCACATTGGTATGGGGAATATGTCCAATCCAACAAATGTGTCGAATCCGGAGAATGTATCCAATCTAgcagatgaaaagaaagtgaatgAAAGTCAAAAGGGAACAAACATTAAGCTGTCTACTGGTGTGGATGATTCTCCTGCAAATGCGGGATCATCCGGATCAAATAAATCTGAGATCTTGACAGGTACGGGGAGAAGGCTACTAGAAGATAACAATTCAAAAGGGTCGGAGGAAGGTGCTTCTGAATCCAAAGATAATGATAAAACTAATAGTAATGAGGATATCCGTGCAGCAACTGTTGAAAATGATGAGGGATTGGAAGCAGATGCAGATTCATCTTTTGAGTTATTGCGTGATAACGATGAGCTTGGTGATGAGTATAGTTATGATTATGATGATTATGTGGATGAATCCATGTGGGGAGATGAGGAGTGGACTGAAGGTCAACATGAGCAACTGAAAGATTATGTTAATATTGACTCACATATTTTATGCACTCCT GTTATAGCAGACATTGATAATGATGGGGTATCAGAAATGGTTGTTGCAGTCTCGCACTTCTTTGATCACGA GTATTATGACAACCCAGATCATATGAAGGAGCTGGGTGATATTGATATTGGTAAATATGTTGCTGGTGCTATTGTTGTTTTCAATCTTGATACAAAGCAAGTTAAGTGGTCTACACAACTAGATCTCAGCACAGATACTGCAAAGTTCCGTGCGTACATAAATTCTTCTCCAACTGTTGTTGATTTGGATGGTGATGGAAATTTGGACATTCTTGTTGGAACTTCGTTTGGCTTGTTCTATGTTTTGGATCATCACG GAAAAATCAGAGAGAAGTTCCCTCTTGAAATGGCTGAAATTCAAGGTGCGGTAGTTGCAGCTGATGTTAATGATGATGGCAAAATTGAACTGGTGACTACTGATACACATGGGAATGTTGCTGCATGGACTGCACAAGGAAAGGAAATTTGGGAAGCTCATGTTAAAAGTCTTGTTTCCCAG GGTCCAACCATAGGTGATGTTGATGGGGATGGGCGTACTGATGTTGTGGTTCCAACACTGTCTGGGAATATATATGTTCTTAGTGGCAGAGATGGTAAACCTGTTGGTCCTTACCCATATAGGACTCATGGGAGAGTGATGAATCaagttcaacttgttgatttaaGCAAACGTGGGGAAAAAAGCAAGGGACTCACTCTTGTTACAACATCTTTTGATGGTTACCTATACCTAATAGATGGACCTACAGCATGTGCCGATGTGGTCGATATTGGTGAAACTTC aTATAGCATGGTCTTGGCGGACAACATTGATGGTGGGGATGATCTCGATCTAATTGTTACAACAATGAATGGGAATGTCTTTTGCTTCTCAACTCCTGCTCCACATCATCCCCTCAAG GCATGGAGATCAAGCAATCAAGGAAGAAATAATCTAGCCAACAGGTACAATCGTGAAGGAGTCTACGTAACATCTCCATCAAGAAATTACCGTGACGAGGAAGGCAAGAACTTCTGGGTGGAGATTGAGATTGTAGATAAATAcagattcccttctggctcacaAGCACCTTATAATGTTACTGT ATGGAACTCTGCAGATAACTTTGTTAGTGCCCGGAAATTACCAAGGAGAAAGAAGGATAACACAAAACCAGATTTTTCGCCATCCCGGGAAATTCCAAATTAA
- the LOC119998127 gene encoding probable anion transporter 3, chloroplastic isoform X1: MATKSLLHSSSIPSYFTNSQSNLINCRKTQLRFDPQFATRPIKWRIGFPRKELKIGQYVERERQRQRGLMVVRCTAEGIERGMLIGGEAEARLRAVPERWKVAALMACVMCLANADRVVMSVAVVPLAAKMGWSSSFLGIVQSSFLWGYIFSSVIAGALVDRYGGKRVMAWGLAFWSLATLLTPLAANYSTASLLAVRAFFGLAEGVALPSMTTLLSRWFPSNERASAVGISMAGFHLGNVTGLLLTPIMLSTVGISGPFILFSSLGMLWLTTWAYRVTSDPLDSPFISKSELQIIQAGKNRSLASSGKRPSLRLLLSKLPTWAIIFANITNNWGYFVLLSWMPVYFNTVFNVNLKQAAWFSAVPWGTMAVSGFIAGSASDSLIKAGYSLTLVRKIMQSIGFIGPGVALLCLNYAKTPVVASVIITVALSLSSFSQAGFLLNMQDIAPQCAGFLHGIANSAGTLAAIISTIGTGYFVQWLGSFQAFLTVTAGLYFVSAMFWNLFATGERVFYD, translated from the exons ATGGCGACTAAATCTCTACTGCATTCTTCATCAATTCCTTCTTATTTTACGAATTCCCAATCAAATTTGATTAATTGTAGGAAAACCCAGTTGAGATTCGATCCTCAATTTGCTACAAGACCAATCAAATGGAGAATTGGTTTCCCGAGAAAGGAATTGAAAATTGGGCAGTATGTAGAAAGGGagaggcagaggcagagagGATTAATGGTGGTCCGGTGTACGGCGGAGGGGATAGAGAGAGGAATGTTGATCGGAGGAGAGGCGGAGGCGAGACTACGGGCAGTGCCGGAGAGGTGGAAGGTGGCGGCTTTGATGGCGTGCGTGATGTGTCTCGCCAATGCTGACCGCGTTGTTATGTCTGTTGCGGTTGTTCCTCTCGCTGCCAAAATGGGTTGGTCCAGTTCCTTCCTGGGCATTGTTCAG TCATCCTTTTTGTGGGGATACATATTCTCATCAGTAATAGCAGGAGCCTTGGTAGACAGATATGGAGGCAAAAGAGTGATGGCATGGGGACTGGCATTCTGGTCACTGGCTACTCTGCTCACTCCATTGGCTGCCAACTACTCTACAGCCAGTCTTTTAGCTGTTCGCGCCTTCTTTGGTCTTGCTGAAGGCGTAGCTCTCCCCTCTATGACCACCCTCTTATCAAG GTGGTTCCCGAGCAATGAGCGAGCAAGTGCAGTTGGTATCTCCATGGCTGGATTTCACCTTGGCAATGTAACAGGATTACTACTGACTCCAATCATGTTGTCAACTGTTGGAATTTCTGGTCCGTTTATACTCTTTTCATCACTTGGAATGCTATGGTTGACGACTTGGGCATATCGAGTCACAAGTGATCCTCTAGATAGTCCCTTTATCAGCAAATCAGAGCTGCAAATAATCCAAGCAGGAAAAAATCGCTCTTTAGCAAGCAGCGGGAAACGTCCATCCCTACGCCTCTTACTGTCAAAACTACCAACATGGGCAATCATATTTGCTAATATTACGAACAATTGG GGATACTTTGTTCTTCTGTCATGGATGCCGGTCTATTTCAACACA GTATTTAATGTGAACTTGAAGCAAGCAGCTTGGTTTAGTGCTGTTCCGTGGGGAACAATGGCTGTTTCTGGCTTCATCGCTGGTTCAGCATCGGATTCCTTAATCAAGGCAGGATACTCTTTAACATTGGTCCGAAAGATCATGCAG TCGATTGGTTTCATCGGTCCTGGAGTTGCACTACTATGCTTAAATTACGCGAAAACTCCTGTGGTTGCTTCCGTAATCATCACGGTAGCGCTAAGCTTGAGCTCTTTTAGTCAAGCTGGCTTTCTCCTCAATATGCAA GACATAGCACCTCAGTGTGCAGGATTTCTTCATG GAATAGCAAATTCAGCAGGGACATTAGCCGCAATCATCAGCACGATTGGAACAGGTTATTTCGTACAGTGGCTCGGATCTTTTCAGGCCTTCCTCACTGTCACAGCAGGACTCTACTTTGTTTCGGCCATGTTTTGGAACCTGTTCGCTACTGGAGAGCGAGTTTTCTACGACTAA